CGAAAGTGCTAGCAACCCCTCGGCCCGATCGTCTGCGCTAATTGAACTAACAAATCGCGAAGGGTGCATGTCGGCTTTTAAAGAATCAGCAGGATCGGACTGGGACCGTAGGCAATTTAGGGTGATGAGTGAGGGGGGGTACCGAGCGGTGATGAAGGTAGTGGATGGGGCAGTCGTCGTCGCAAAGGGCAGCCGAGCGAACTTGCAAGATAGCCCCAGGCGCCGTTGGGATCGTTCAAAACATCTCGGTTCCCTTCACGCGATCATTTATTTCCTTGACCCATGATTCCATCCAGGTGGTCGTCACCGGCAGCCTTTGCTGACGGCGCAGAGGATAGCTCAATCGCGAACGATTGTTCTCCAAATATCCCAGCGTAGCGGCCACGATCTGGCGCGGGTCGCCGGTCGGAATCCCCGACCTTTTTGACCCACTGACCAGCCGCATGAGCAAACAGCGAAAAGTCTCGCTGCGATTTGGCCGGTTTACTGCCGATGCGTTTTTAGATACCCTTTGGCATAGCACGTTCGTTGGTTCGGGCTTATTGGGTGTAGTAGCGGGTGTAGTACAAAAATGACACGTTGCCTCAATAAAACGCACATCAGCCAAAAATTCCCGAGAAAATGAGGCCGTAGCTCAGTTGGTAGAGCAACGGACTTTTAATCCGTAGGTCTTGGGTTCGAGTCCCAACGGCCTCATAGACTTGCGACGACGGCGTGGAGGTTACCTACCAGAAGCCTACCACGCCGTTGTTGTTTAATCGCTGACCTCCGCGGCTTGCTCTCGGGCCTACTTCAGCACGTCCGGAACAGGCATATCCAACACGGCCCCTTCGACCTAGCTGGCAAGATTCACGTAGCCCAAAGTCGTCTGGTAGCTATTGTGCCGCATTAGCTTCTGCAAGGCCTCCGGTTTCAAATGCACCGTGAACCATGGTCGCATGTTACCGACAAACGCGGCCAAGCTTTTTCCACCACGATGGCGCGTGGCGAAGCAAGTTCCTGTCAAGCGGCGGCCCTTTCATCTCCACGGGACTTACGCTTGAAAAATGCTTCAAAAAATCTCCGCCGGCAGAATTTTTCCAAAATGCCGGGAATGTAGGGCTAGCTTCTTGCTGCCAAGACTGCCAGAAAAATTAGCCAAATGGTCATTGCGGCAACGGCTAGTACGAGAATGGTTTTTTGGCGACGGGTAGGTGCGGGGCGAAGCGGGGCGAGTGGTGCTGCAGGTTGCTTTGCCTTGGGTTGACGCTGTTTGGGCATGGAATGGCGATTCCTTTGTTGGTGGCCTCGCTATGGATTTGGCAGCCAATTACCACTGGCTGTGGTAGGTGTCTCTCGACCGTGCCACTTGTCTGCCTCCAGTGGGGTCGAGAGACTCGCGCACAACTGCCGGGCCGGGTGGGAAGGGACGACGCCCCAATCGCACACCGACGGGCGCGGCTTCGATTCGGCATGGGATTCGATGCGGTTCTGCAGTGAACAAGCTCTGCAAGACTTCGGCGCACATTGGCGCTGTTTTCCGCTCGGCGCAGCGCTGTCAGGATCGTCGTCGCGATGGCGTGGCAGCTACGAACAGCGCTCGTCATTCGGTGGAGACGGTCGGCAGCTTAATTTTGAAGCCGCGGACGAATGCTTCGTCGAAGTCGAAGACCTCGTCGAAGTCGTCGATGCAGTCATGTTTTGTTTTTTTCATTTGGCCGGCTTCGATCAGGTTGAATACGATGCTGCCAAAGTCGCCGGTTGTTTTCACGCCCCAACTGTTGAGGACGGATTTGGCCATCAAGCCGTATTGATCGAGAGCGAATTGGCGAATGGCTTCGCAAAGCTGCTGGCCGGTGAGGTGGCGTTCGACCTTTTTCTTGTTTTTTGCCGGCGGCGATTCCGTTTGTTCGTTGTCGCGCGGGCGCTCTTGCCCCAGGCCGAGGACTTTGTGCGCGTATTCGAGCGATTCGAACACGAAAAAATAGGCGTCCATCTTGAATCGCGTGTCACGCTTCAAGAGTTTTGCCAACGGGTGAGAAGGATCGAGTTGGGGCATCGCGGCGGATTTCATCAATGGTCTGATCAGGAATAGGCGATCTCGTCAACGCTCCGCTCAGTTTTCAAGGTGTTCGGCACGACACTGCGGCCCATTCGATCATTCGCGCCCTCCACTTCCTAACTCCTGCTCGCCAGCGCCGCGTTTTAACACGGTCAGCACCTGGGCCGCGGGAATCAGTAGACGGCGGTGGTCTTCGGTTTCGACGAGGAGCTGCTGTGCCAGGATTTCGTGGGCCAGGACGCGATTTCGGCCGCGATCGGTGAGGACTTCAGAACCGATCGGCGGCAGTTCGGTTTGCAGCGCCTCGTAGGTGTCATATTCGTACCGTAAACAACATTTTAATCGGCCGCAACGGCCCGAGATTTTTGTGGGGTCGAGCGTGGCCTTTTGTAGCTTGGCCATTTTCATCGAAACCGGCGGCATTTCCGCAAGATGCGTGTTGCAGCAGACTGGTTTGCCGCAGTCGCCATAGTCGGCCAGCAGCTTGGCTTCGTCGCGGACTCCGATTTGGCGCATTTCGATGCGGGTTTGGAATTCGCTGGCCAATTGTTTGACTAATTCGCGAAAATCGACGCGGTTTTCGGCCAGGTAATAGACGACGACCCTCTCGCCACCAAAAACGTGTTCGAGATCGATCAGTTCCATTTCCAGGCCAGAAGTCGCGACCAATTCGCGGCACTTGAGAAACTCATCGCGCTGTTGGGCCAGCAGCCGGTTCTGCTCGTTGAAGTCGGCGTGCGTCATGGTTCGCAGGATTTGACCCTGGACGGGGTTTTTCAGATCCTTGGTCGATTCCGGCGTAGCTTCGCAAAGGACCATGCCGCATTCGAGGCCACGGTCGGTTCGAGCAATGACTTCGGCCCCCCGCGCAAAGACATCGCTGCCGCGTGGCGACATCATGCCGAGAAGTCGCATTGCACCATAGCGGACGACGTATTGAGGCATGAGGGGTGGGTTCAGGGTTCAAGGTTCAGAGTATAAGGTTCAGCGTGCTGTCATGTTGAGTTCGTGCGTCGATAGGGGGATTTTGGGCGATTGTAAACATCCAGTTCAAGGGGGATAAAATCGCGAGTGATGCCGTGCCGCCTGAAATGTGTCGTCTGAACCTCGAACCCTGAACCCTATTGCCCTGGATGATAGCACTGCCGCGCGCTGGCCAGCACTTCGTCCCAGTGGAACACCTCGGGTTTGAATTTGCCGGCAGCCATGAGTTCGGCTTGATCGAAGTAATGAGGAGAATCGGGATCGGCGCTAGCGCCGAAGTTTACCAGCGTGCCGCCACGGAAGCGGTCGCCAAATTCGTAAGCGGCAAGATAGGTAGCGCCGACGAGGGCATAATGCTTCTTTTGCGTTTCAACAAACGGGACATTCAGCACTGGACTGTAATACTGGGTGAAAATGATTCCCATCGGGCCGTGGCCGCCGACGCAAGGCAAGCTTGGCTCTGCATCGCTGAACGGAAGCGGGAAGAGGTTGATCATCCGCGGATGGCGTTGCACTCGATGCGCATCGCCCCAGCGAACTTGCCAATCTCCAAACTTCTGCGACAGCGAATCGGCCGCGGCAACGAGGGCCTCAATCTGGGCGACCGGTTTATCGACGAATTCGGGCAACAGTTGCTCGCCGGGATATTCAGCGCCGTAGAGCCGTTCGTACCAGGCGGTGCAAAGCGTAGCCGCGGTGCTGTCGGACGTGATTTTGCCGTCCCATCGCTCTAATCGATCGACCAGCGGGAGTGCGCGGCCGGCCAACTGTGGATTGCAGATGTTCACGGTCTCCATCGCCGCCATAAACTTCGGCATTTCATGGATCGCCCAATAGAGCGTCGTGTCGAAGGCCGTTTGTTCGAGCAATTCCAGCGTCCAGTCATCGCGTGCTTGTAGCAGTTCACGCGAGCGTTTGGCGCGGAGTTTGTCGTCGTCGGCGTCTTCAAACATGTAATCGGGAAATCGCCGACGGTCGGGGTTGTCGAGATGCGTCGTGGTAAATGGCGACGAGTTGCAGTTTTGTAAATAGCCAGCCTGGGGATTCAGCAACTGCGGCAATTCATCGAACGAATGAAAACCACTCCAGGCGGTGCGCGGATTGCTGCCGTCGACGGGGTTTGTCCAATCGAAGCTTGGATCGCGCCGCGGAATGGATCCGCCGTAAAGATAAAAGACGCTGCCTTCGCGATCGGCACACAGCACGTTCATGAATGGAATTTGCAACATCGACATCGCGCGCCGGAATTCCGCGACATTCCGAGCTTTTGCCATGCGCAGGGTTTGACGCAAGGGGCGCAACTCGAACAAATCCGCTACGCGGGCGGCCAAATAGTGCGCATCGTCCTCTTGGGCGACCACTGGGCCGTAATGAGTTTTTCGGAACGCGTACCGCTTGGGTACAACGCCTTGCGATCCAAGCACGCCGATCGTTTCGGTCCACTGGGTTGCGTCGCGCGTGGCATTGTCGTAGCGATACCTGAGCGGCCGCAGGCGGTCGTCGAACGTTAACCGCCAAAGATCAGCGATGTCAGGCTCATTGGTGGTGAGCGCCCAACCGAGGCTGTCATTGTGTCCGAGGCTCGGCAATGGGTTCCCGAAAAACATCGCCCCGGCGACGTTCAAGCCTTCGCCGCTG
This sequence is a window from Pirellulales bacterium. Protein-coding genes within it:
- a CDS encoding signal peptidase, which codes for MRLLGMMSPRGSDVFARGAEVIARTDRGLECGMVLCEATPESTKDLKNPVQGQILRTMTHADFNEQNRLLAQQRDEFLKCRELVATSGLEMELIDLEHVFGGERVVVYYLAENRVDFRELVKQLASEFQTRIEMRQIGVRDEAKLLADYGDCGKPVCCNTHLAEMPPVSMKMAKLQKATLDPTKISGRCGRLKCCLRYEYDTYEALQTELPPIGSEVLTDRGRNRVLAHEILAQQLLVETEDHRRLLIPAAQVLTVLKRGAGEQELGSGGRE
- a CDS encoding penicillin acylase family protein; the encoded protein is MKCVAAKIALVWMVVMFPLTSLAAEPPAVQASSSKAIDLGTSREHQLASAEQLAESVTILRDSYGTPHIDGATDAATLFGLAYAQAEDNFWQVEDNYILSLGRYSEVHGPTGMNSDFLNRAFEIVPRSREDFAHCDPADRRLTEAFISGLNYYLAKHPQVKPRLIQRFEPWHLLAFSRHLTLEMCFRYTRLDRNFLPRVNPRIWAASGSNAWAIAPQKTRDGKALLLVNPHLPQFGFTQLYEAHLRSGEGLNVAGAMFFGNPLPSLGHNDSLGWALTTNEPDIADLWRLTFDDRLRPLRYRYDNATRDATQWTETIGVLGSQGVVPKRYAFRKTHYGPVVAQEDDAHYLAARVADLFELRPLRQTLRMAKARNVAEFRRAMSMLQIPFMNVLCADREGSVFYLYGGSIPRRDPSFDWTNPVDGSNPRTAWSGFHSFDELPQLLNPQAGYLQNCNSSPFTTTHLDNPDRRRFPDYMFEDADDDKLRAKRSRELLQARDDWTLELLEQTAFDTTLYWAIHEMPKFMAAMETVNICNPQLAGRALPLVDRLERWDGKITSDSTAATLCTAWYERLYGAEYPGEQLLPEFVDKPVAQIEALVAAADSLSQKFGDWQVRWGDAHRVQRHPRMINLFPLPFSDAEPSLPCVGGHGPMGIIFTQYYSPVLNVPFVETQKKHYALVGATYLAAYEFGDRFRGGTLVNFGASADPDSPHYFDQAELMAAGKFKPEVFHWDEVLASARQCYHPGQ